The genomic window AGTTTTACATTAAAATTAGGGTAATTAAAGTTTTGCCCTAAATCTATTTGGTAAGACGATTCTGGAACCAAATCTAAATTACCACCTGGTTGCCAATACAAATCGTTAAAAGTAGGAATACGGTAGTTTTTAGAACCGTTTATTTGAATCTGATAATGTTCAAATAAATCAAAACCCGCATCAACTGAAAATACAAAGGGTCTCTCACCTCCTGTTGTAAAATCTTGTCTTAGGTTAATGCCATAACTTAATAAGTTATTAGGTTTGTGATTAAGTAACGCTGTTGCAGAAAATGCGTTTCTTACCGGCTCCTCAAAACTATCTCCGTTTCCTATTGAATTTGAATATTCTAAAATGGTTTTAAATTGAAGTTTCTCATTAAAACGCACATTAAAATTATGATTAATTAATAACGTATTTACTTTTCCTAAACTGTAATTATCTTTGTCTTTATTTTCAAAATATTTAAACATTTCGTGCAAATGAACCACTTTAACTTTTGAACTAAATTCCCCGGAAATTCGTGACCATTCTAGCATGGTTCTAAAATTTTCGTCCTCGTATTTACTTCTAGAGGGTCCTATTAAAGTGCCCGAAAAATTACGCTCGCCAATATAACTTTGATGGTATAATTTTAAAATATCCTTATCGGAAATAAAAACACCCAAATTCACGTTCATGTTTAAATTATTGAACTCGCCATTCTCGTTAACCTCATCCGTTCCAAGATATTTATAATCGTTATCGGAATCCACATAAGTTACTCCAACATTAGCTGTCCATAGCTCACTTCCGAAAGAAGAATTAAAACCTAAATTTTTAGAATTAAAGCTTCCGTAGCCTGTTTTAATAGTAGTATTAAAATGATCACTAAAATTTAAATCATTATTTAGATGAATACTACCTCCAATAGAACCGCTGCCATACTGCACACTACCACCACCACTTCTAATATCTATAGAACTATAGTTTGAAGTATTTACGGTATTAAAGTCCGTTTGGCCGTTTAGTTGTGAATTAATATTAATACCATTCCAAATAACGGCTGTTTGCGATGCTGTTGTCCCTCTAAATGAAGGCGACGACACCATACCTGCACCATTTTCTTTAAAATAAATATTAGAATTAAACGCGAGTAAATTTGTTAATGACATCGCATTTTTGCTTAAAACAGAATCTGTAAGTTTTTCTATTTTTATGCCTGAAGCATAGTTCTTTAACTTGCTATCACTTAAAATTACAGCATCTAATTTTTGGACAGTATTAATCTGTGCTTGCATACTGATACAAACGCCAAAACTTAAAAAATAATAAAGTAAAAACCTGTTTCATAAATCTTTGAAACTCTTTACCCGAGAGTTATTTTTAGATGATGAAAATGGCAGGTCTCCTGACTTGTTTTATGTTATCTTACCTTCCCAGTTTTACCACCAGTGGTTTTTTTGAGTTAATAACACCTTAATAAATAAGTAAGTACCGAAATATTTCGATAAAAACGTACAGTTGCGGGAACAGTCCTAGATTTTAACTAGATTCCCTTTTAATTGATATATCTGTAATCCTTAACTTGTTTTAGGATACAAATAATGGTCAAACCAAATTCTTTACAAAAATAGATTCTTTTTTAAATGCAAACTAATCAAATTCATTTTTTCTTATTCAATTTATAAACAAGATATATAAAACCAATTAAAAAATGTAATATTATAATACCTCCTACTATATATAGTGTTAAATTTGAACCGTTTCTCATAATAGAAATTTTGTATAAATTTAAAAAACTTAATCTATCTAAATGTCACTATTGTTACAAAAAAAGTATTTATCCTTCTCTCTGTTTTTTATTTTAATAAGCTTTATTTCTTGTAAAAAAGAAAAAGAAACAACGAATAATATTACTACAGGAAAAGAAATAAAGCTAAAATACGCCAAAGGTTTTTCAATAAAAGATTTAGGCATGTACAAAACTTTAGAAATTAAAACACCATGGCCAAATGCTGAAAGTAGTTTTAGATACGTTTTAGCTAATTATGGAGATAATAAACAAGCAGATAACACTATTTCTTTACCAATAAAAAAAATTGTAGTAACATCTACTACACACCTTCCGGCTTTAGAGCTTTTAGGAGTAGAACAAACTTTAGTTGGTTTCCCTGGTACAAAGTATATTTCTTCAAAAAAAATAAGATCTAGAGTTGATAATGGAGACATTAGAGAACTTGGTAAAAATGAAGGTATAAACACCGAAGTCCTTTTAGAATTGGATCCAGATTTAGTTGTTGGTTTTGGAATTGACGGTAACAACAAATCTTTAGACCTTATTGAAAAAGCAGGAATCCCTGTAATTTACAATGGAGATTGGGTAGAGACTTCTCCGCTTGCAAAAGCTGAATGGATTAAATTTTTTGGCGTACTATATAACAAAGAAAAAGAAGCCGATTCTATCTTTAACACCATTGAAAAAGAATACTTAAATGCTAAAAAAATAGCGAAAAACGTAAAGAACAAACCAACTGTCCTAAGTGGAGCTATGCATAATGATATTTGGTACTTACCCAATGGAACAAGTACCGAAGCGCAATTATTAAGAGACGCCAACACAAGTTACTTATGGAACGACTCTAAAGGCACAGGAAGTTTACAACTTAATTTTGAATCGGTTTTTATGAAGGCTCAAAATGCCGACATTTGGTTAAGTCCATCTAATTACTCAAGTTTAGAAAAACTAAAAAATGCGAGTGCACATAATGCAGAATTTAAAGCCTTTAAAGATAAAAACATCTATTCTTTTAATAATACAACAGGAGATACTGGCGGTGTTTTATATTTTGAATTAGGCATGAGTCGCCCAGATTTAGTACTCAAAGATTTAATAAAAATTTGCCATCCCGAATTACTGCCAGATTATAATCTTTACTTTTTTGAACGTTTAGAATAAAAACAAAATCTATTAGTTTTAAAAACAAAAAATGAGCAAAACTTACAAATATTCTTTTCTAGCCTTAACACTTACTTTAGTGTTCTGTTTTTTCATGAATATTAGTTTGGGGTCTGTTTCTATTCCATTTAAAGCCATTTTTAATAGTTTAATAAACAGCAACGTAGAACACGAAAGTTGGCAACATATTATTATAAATTACCGCTTACCAAAAGCTATAACCGCCATAATTGTAGGCTCGGGTTTAGGTATTTCAGGCTTATTAATGCAAACATTATTTAGAAACCCATTAGCTGGTCCTTTTGTGCTCGGTATAAGTTCTGGTGCTAGTTTGGGCGTTGCAATCGTTATTTTAGGCTCGGGCTTGTTTGGAGGTGTTTTCGCGTCCCTTTTTGTTTCAAAATGGGGTATTGTAATTGCCGCAAGTTTAGGTAGTTTTTTGGTGTTACTAGCCGTTTTAATGGTTTCCATTAGAGTTCGAGACACCATGGCTATACTTATTATTGGCCTTATGTTTGCGAGTATTACAGCGGCAATTGTTAGTGTACTGTCTTATTTTGGATCGGCAGAACAATTACAACAATATGTATTTTGGGGCTTTGGTAGTTTAGGAAATTTATCATGGAACGATCTCGGTATCCTTTTATTAATTTATACCATAGGGATTCTGGCAAGTATGTTTTCCATTAAATCACTAAACACCTTACTTTTAGGTGAAAATTATGCCAAAAGTTTGGGCTTAGATATTAAGAAAAGCCGATTAATAATCATTATTGCCACGAGTTTACTTGCTGGAACCATTACCGCTTTTACAGGGCCAATTGCTTTTATTGGGTTGGCTATTCCGCATTTAACACGTCAGATTTTCAACACCTCAAATCATAAAATATTATTACCAGCCGTATTTCTACTTGGCGGTATTGTTATGCTCATTTGCGACAGTATTGCTCAGCTACCAAATAGCGATTACACTTTACCTATTAATGCCATTACGGCTTTAATTGGTGCTCCTGTAGTTATTTGGCTATTGGTTAGAAAACGTGGAATGGTATTTTAATAAATAAAAAGGATAGAAAATAGCATGAACAACAAGACCACACATATCATTTTAAAAACCGAAGATTTATCTATTGGTTATGCTTCCAAAAAGGCTAAAACGGTTGTGGCTTCTCAAATTAATATTGAATTAAAAAAAGGAGAATTAATTGGGCTTGTAGGTGCCAATGGTATCGGGAAATCGACACTTTTACGAACATTAACAAACGTTCAAAAATCACTATCTGGCACTGTTTTTATTAATGAAAAATCAATTTTAAATTATAACCCTTTAGATTTAGCAAAAGTATTAAGCTTGGTTTTAACCGAAAAAATAGCTTCCAGAAATTTATCGGTTTTTGAACTTATTGCTTTAGGCAGACAGCCATATACCAATTGGGTTGGTAATTTATCGAAACACGATACAACCATTGTAAAAAATGCTATTCTTCAAACTAATATAGAAGATTTACAACATAAAAAATGCTTCGAATTAAGCGATGGTCAACTACAAAAAGTTATGATTGCTCGCGCCTTGGCTCAAGATACCGATTTAATTATTCTAGATGAACCAACGTCTCATCTAGATATGTATCACAAGGCCTATATTCTGAAATTACTCCAAAAATTAGCTAAAGAAACAGGTAAGACTATTCTATTTTCTTCACATGAAATAGATTTAGCCATCCAACTTTGCGATACTTTAATTGTAATGAATGCCGGAACCGTAGTTTCCGATCAACCGTGTAAACTTATACAGCAAGGTGTTTTTGAATCACTTTTTCCAAAAGATTTAATAAGGTTTGATAAGGAAACTGGAAGTTTTAGGGTGGAGAAGTAAATATGTTTTAGTTGAAATATTTGTTTTCACTAAATAAAAATTCAAAATTAAGTTTAGAGGACATTCTTTTTTATTTTCAATCTTCAAACTAAAAAAATTATCTTTGAATATATACCTTTTTCACAATGAACGAAAACATAATTCTCATACTCGCCATCCTAATTTCTGCTACCATTGGTGGTTATTTAGGCATGCTTTTCACTAAACTTAAAAGTAAAAGCGAAAACAGTACACTCGAAGAACGCAATAGTAATTTGCAACAACAATTCGACGATTTTAAGCAATACACACAAAGCGAAAGCGAGAAACAAAACAACATTAACACGACTCAAGTATCGGAATTAAAAGAAACCATTTCAAAAATTGAAAACGACCGCGAAAATATCCGTCGTGAAAAAGATTTTTTAAATGCTGAATTAGCTCGTAGAAACACAGAATTCGAAAACCTGCAAGCTTTAAACCTAAAACGCGATGCCGAACTGGAAGAACGCCAAGAGCAACTACGCAAAGATTTTGAGCTTCTTGCAACGAAAATCCTAGATGAAAAATCGGAGAAATTCACCCTTCAGAATAAAGAAAACATCACTAATATCTTAAATCCGCTTCAAGAAAAAATTAAAGTTTTTGAGCAAAAAGTCGATTTAACCCAAAAGGAAAGTATTAGTATGCATTCTGCTTTAAAAGAGCAATTGTTAGGCTTAAAAGATTTGAACCAACAAATGACCAAAGAAACAACTAACCTAACGCGTGCGCTAAAAGGAGATAGCAAAATGCAAGGAAATTGGGGTGAATTGGTTTTGGAGCGCGTTCTGGAAAAATCGGGATTAGAGAAAGATCGCGAATATTTTGTACAGCAAAGTTTTACTCTAGAAGATGGCTCTCGCGTGTTACCCGATGTGGTTTTGAACTTGCCCGACGGCAAAAAGATGATTATTGACAGTAAAGTATCCTTAACCGATTACGAACGTTTTGTTAATGCTGAACTTGAAGACCAACCGCAGTTTTTAAAAGCGCACATTAACTCGATTAAACGCCATATAGATCAACTTTCTGATAAAAATTATCAAGATTTGTATGATATAGAATCTCCCGATTTTGTATTGCTTTTTATCCCAATAGAACCTGCTTTTGCCGTTGTTGTAAATGAAGATAACTCTATTTACAACAAGGCTTTCGAGAAAAACATTGTTATTGTTACGCCTTCCACCCTATTGGCAACGCTTCGAACTATTGATAGTATGTGGAACAATGAAAAACAACAACAAAATGCTATCGAAATTGCACGACAAGCTGGAGCTCTTTATGATAAATTTGAAGGTTTGATAAAGGATTTAACCAACGTTGGAAAGAAAATTGATGCTGCAAAAACCGACTATTCATCTGCGATGAATAAACTTGTTGACGGCCGAGGAAACATAATTACTAGCGTAGAAAAACTTAAAAAAATGGGAGCAAAAGCGAAAAAGGCTTTACCTGAAGCTATTATTAAACGCGCTCAAGAAGATGAATTACTTTAATACTATTCTATATCTTTATTTTAAGTGTAATTAAAACCTGAAATTTTAGCATTATAAAAATCAATACATTGCGAAAACAATTTTTTAAAAGTCTCTTTCCTTAAAACTTCCTAAAAATTAAATACATTTAGGAAATACATTTTATATATTCATATTTTAGAATATATTTAAATGCTACTAATTATAATTTAAGGCCATACATTTTATGT from Algibacter sp. L1A34 includes these protein-coding regions:
- a CDS encoding TonB-dependent receptor plug domain-containing protein — its product is MQAQINTVQKLDAVILSDSKLKNYASGIKIEKLTDSVLSKNAMSLTNLLAFNSNIYFKENGAGMVSSPSFRGTTASQTAVIWNGININSQLNGQTDFNTVNTSNYSSIDIRSGGGSVQYGSGSIGGSIHLNNDLNFSDHFNTTIKTGYGSFNSKNLGFNSSFGSELWTANVGVTYVDSDNDYKYLGTDEVNENGEFNNLNMNVNLGVFISDKDILKLYHQSYIGERNFSGTLIGPSRSKYEDENFRTMLEWSRISGEFSSKVKVVHLHEMFKYFENKDKDNYSLGKVNTLLINHNFNVRFNEKLQFKTILEYSNSIGNGDSFEEPVRNAFSATALLNHKPNNLLSYGINLRQDFTTGGERPFVFSVDAGFDLFEHYQIQINGSKNYRIPTFNDLYWQPGGNLDLVPESSYQIDLGQNFNYPNFNVKLNGYYINTKDMIQWQPDTSNVWSPINIGEVSNYGVELEVKSHYNINEHQFNVSGHYSYTVSEDLETNKQLIYVPFHKGNLALAYNYKAVTVFYQHMFNGDVFTTADNLEGRFTSLNGYDVGNMGCNYTFFKNTKNELETGITLQNIFNEVYENVAFRPMPNRNFNIQINYKF
- a CDS encoding ABC transporter substrate-binding protein, with amino-acid sequence MSLLLQKKYLSFSLFFILISFISCKKEKETTNNITTGKEIKLKYAKGFSIKDLGMYKTLEIKTPWPNAESSFRYVLANYGDNKQADNTISLPIKKIVVTSTTHLPALELLGVEQTLVGFPGTKYISSKKIRSRVDNGDIRELGKNEGINTEVLLELDPDLVVGFGIDGNNKSLDLIEKAGIPVIYNGDWVETSPLAKAEWIKFFGVLYNKEKEADSIFNTIEKEYLNAKKIAKNVKNKPTVLSGAMHNDIWYLPNGTSTEAQLLRDANTSYLWNDSKGTGSLQLNFESVFMKAQNADIWLSPSNYSSLEKLKNASAHNAEFKAFKDKNIYSFNNTTGDTGGVLYFELGMSRPDLVLKDLIKICHPELLPDYNLYFFERLE
- a CDS encoding FecCD family ABC transporter permease, whose protein sequence is MSKTYKYSFLALTLTLVFCFFMNISLGSVSIPFKAIFNSLINSNVEHESWQHIIINYRLPKAITAIIVGSGLGISGLLMQTLFRNPLAGPFVLGISSGASLGVAIVILGSGLFGGVFASLFVSKWGIVIAASLGSFLVLLAVLMVSIRVRDTMAILIIGLMFASITAAIVSVLSYFGSAEQLQQYVFWGFGSLGNLSWNDLGILLLIYTIGILASMFSIKSLNTLLLGENYAKSLGLDIKKSRLIIIIATSLLAGTITAFTGPIAFIGLAIPHLTRQIFNTSNHKILLPAVFLLGGIVMLICDSIAQLPNSDYTLPINAITALIGAPVVIWLLVRKRGMVF
- a CDS encoding ABC transporter ATP-binding protein; this encodes MNNKTTHIILKTEDLSIGYASKKAKTVVASQINIELKKGELIGLVGANGIGKSTLLRTLTNVQKSLSGTVFINEKSILNYNPLDLAKVLSLVLTEKIASRNLSVFELIALGRQPYTNWVGNLSKHDTTIVKNAILQTNIEDLQHKKCFELSDGQLQKVMIARALAQDTDLIILDEPTSHLDMYHKAYILKLLQKLAKETGKTILFSSHEIDLAIQLCDTLIVMNAGTVVSDQPCKLIQQGVFESLFPKDLIRFDKETGSFRVEK
- the rmuC gene encoding DNA recombination protein RmuC, whose product is MNENIILILAILISATIGGYLGMLFTKLKSKSENSTLEERNSNLQQQFDDFKQYTQSESEKQNNINTTQVSELKETISKIENDRENIRREKDFLNAELARRNTEFENLQALNLKRDAELEERQEQLRKDFELLATKILDEKSEKFTLQNKENITNILNPLQEKIKVFEQKVDLTQKESISMHSALKEQLLGLKDLNQQMTKETTNLTRALKGDSKMQGNWGELVLERVLEKSGLEKDREYFVQQSFTLEDGSRVLPDVVLNLPDGKKMIIDSKVSLTDYERFVNAELEDQPQFLKAHINSIKRHIDQLSDKNYQDLYDIESPDFVLLFIPIEPAFAVVVNEDNSIYNKAFEKNIVIVTPSTLLATLRTIDSMWNNEKQQQNAIEIARQAGALYDKFEGLIKDLTNVGKKIDAAKTDYSSAMNKLVDGRGNIITSVEKLKKMGAKAKKALPEAIIKRAQEDELL